In the genome of Gordonia rubripertincta, one region contains:
- a CDS encoding bifunctional lysylphosphatidylglycerol flippase/synthetase MprF, whose translation MSAPVVETERDDADGPHESKVLNKLKAYAAVLMRLPFTLALWLTVFGLALFTGSLWSHAARKSWYHDVAFGVPALEDGKWWTIVTSSFFEPSPGKYVLALILIAVGIGWAEYRLGTARVAMVAFGGKIVTELITVGLVWMFSRDFTSWEWVERLSHVHSASAITMVVAAVAVATATLRSPWRLRIRVALGAVVAIAFLFEGTFSTVQYVIAVLVMLPVGERWFSTVEHGYLPRTRREVRMLGCAGLLVIAGANLLVFFFPGSGPLGPTDANDESTFTMIIGLVINLLIADQLRRGRRWAWWVAVVYGLLNVVATIAVVALVAFTDFAAEGGVTVGTTLLWVVVLAILLPGRFAFRVPWRTRLTGDVDGDPLERVKDLLHAHGGGTMSWMITWPGNNYLFPAGGAGAGEPSGVVAYQHHMGTLLALSDPVCAPQDRRAAVQDFIDKAEHSGKVPCWFSVGAETAQIAEELGWRSLQIAEDTIIDLPNLAFKGKSWQHVRSALNKATKENISFRLVTLADEPFAIRSQVRAISEEWVGDKGLPEMGFTLGSVDEAMDPEVRVALAVDEAGDVHGVLSWLPVYAESGADGASVPAGTVRGWTLDVMRRRTDGFGPVIEYLIASSATAFKEEGALFVSLSGAPLARSGDSVEEGMDRLLDSLGAAMEPFYGFRSLHAFKKKFSPRYEPVYLAFRDESDLPRIGLAISRAYLPDATPGQLVRLAASGKGN comes from the coding sequence ATGAGCGCACCCGTTGTCGAGACAGAGCGAGACGACGCCGACGGCCCACACGAGAGCAAGGTGCTGAACAAACTCAAGGCGTATGCGGCGGTGCTGATGCGGCTCCCGTTTACCCTCGCGTTGTGGCTGACCGTCTTCGGTCTGGCGCTCTTCACGGGGTCGTTGTGGAGTCACGCGGCTCGCAAGTCCTGGTACCACGACGTCGCCTTCGGGGTCCCGGCGTTGGAGGACGGCAAGTGGTGGACCATCGTCACCTCATCGTTCTTCGAGCCGAGCCCGGGCAAGTACGTGCTCGCGCTGATCCTCATCGCGGTCGGAATCGGTTGGGCCGAATACCGGTTGGGCACCGCGCGGGTCGCGATGGTGGCCTTCGGTGGCAAGATCGTCACCGAGTTGATCACGGTCGGTCTGGTCTGGATGTTCAGCCGCGACTTCACTTCGTGGGAGTGGGTCGAACGCCTGTCGCACGTGCACAGCGCGAGCGCGATCACGATGGTCGTGGCGGCGGTGGCGGTGGCGACGGCCACGCTCCGGTCACCCTGGCGCCTACGCATCCGGGTCGCCCTCGGGGCTGTCGTGGCGATCGCTTTCCTGTTCGAGGGCACGTTCAGCACTGTCCAGTATGTGATCGCGGTGCTCGTCATGCTGCCGGTGGGCGAGCGGTGGTTCAGTACCGTCGAGCACGGCTATCTGCCACGTACCCGCCGCGAGGTGCGCATGCTGGGCTGTGCGGGCCTGCTCGTCATCGCGGGCGCGAACCTGCTGGTGTTCTTCTTCCCGGGTAGCGGGCCCCTCGGGCCCACCGACGCGAACGACGAGTCCACCTTCACGATGATCATCGGCCTGGTGATCAACCTGCTGATCGCCGACCAGTTGCGTCGAGGTCGGCGTTGGGCCTGGTGGGTTGCGGTGGTCTACGGACTGCTCAACGTGGTTGCGACCATCGCGGTGGTGGCGTTGGTCGCCTTCACCGACTTCGCCGCCGAGGGGGGCGTCACCGTCGGCACCACTCTGCTGTGGGTGGTGGTCCTGGCGATTCTGCTGCCGGGACGGTTCGCCTTCCGGGTGCCGTGGCGGACCCGACTGACCGGTGATGTCGACGGCGATCCGCTGGAACGGGTCAAGGACCTGCTGCACGCCCACGGCGGCGGCACGATGTCGTGGATGATCACCTGGCCCGGCAACAACTACCTGTTCCCCGCGGGCGGCGCCGGTGCGGGCGAACCGTCGGGTGTGGTGGCCTATCAGCACCACATGGGAACACTGCTGGCACTCTCGGATCCGGTGTGCGCGCCGCAGGATCGTCGGGCGGCAGTCCAGGACTTCATCGACAAGGCCGAACACAGCGGCAAGGTGCCCTGCTGGTTCTCGGTCGGCGCCGAGACGGCCCAGATCGCCGAAGAGCTCGGCTGGCGGAGCCTCCAGATTGCCGAGGACACCATCATCGACCTGCCGAATCTGGCCTTCAAAGGCAAGTCGTGGCAGCACGTGCGGTCGGCACTCAACAAGGCGACGAAGGAGAACATCAGCTTCCGCCTGGTGACCCTCGCCGACGAACCGTTCGCCATCCGTTCACAGGTGCGCGCGATATCCGAGGAGTGGGTGGGGGACAAGGGGCTACCCGAGATGGGCTTCACCCTCGGCAGCGTCGACGAGGCGATGGACCCGGAAGTCCGTGTCGCGCTTGCCGTCGACGAGGCGGGCGATGTCCACGGCGTGCTGTCCTGGTTGCCGGTGTACGCGGAGTCCGGCGCCGACGGCGCGTCGGTACCTGCCGGAACCGTGCGCGGTTGGACGCTCGACGTGATGCGGCGTCGTACCGACGGATTCGGCCCGGTGATCGAATATCTCATCGCCTCGTCCGCGACGGCGTTCAAAGAGGAAGGCGCGCTGTTCGTCTCGTTGTCGGGCGCACCGCTCGCGCGGAGCGGCGACTCGGTCGAAGAGGGGATGGACCGCCTGCTCGACAGTCTGGGAGCCGCGATGGAGCCCTTCTACGGTTTCCGGTCGCTGCACGCGTTCAAGAAGAAGTTCAGCCCGCGCTACGAGCCGGTGTACCTGGCCTTCCGGGACGAGAGTGACCTGCCCCGTATCGGTCTGGCCATCTCGCGGGCCTACCTCCCCGACGCGACCCCCGGACAGCTCGTCCGACTCGCCGCCTCGGGCAAGGGCAACTGA
- a CDS encoding alpha/beta hydrolase, producing the protein MVLSASLSVVSGPVPVVVTVLGVVGFLWLIFYPSVRYLLIVVPISIAVAVGGTLLAHYLVEDVWRPFPEAIETGVYISSCVAALALILGVARFVAGHGWLQKLITVLAGLFAVLMALSQINVTFAYYPTVDALLGDSGARSVTLEELDDESLIVVPIDKWRAPQNIPSGGRILTAPIPGTKSGFTARPAKIYLPPAALTSPTPRLPVLVLLAGQPGAPDDWLLGGQLVATMDAYAAEHNGLSPIVVVADGTGSTMANPICVDSKLGNVATYLSRDVPDWVAANLKLANTDSRSWAVGGLSYGGTCALQLATNHPDVYPTFLDLSGQIEPSLGTRQQTIATAFNGDEAAFKAVNPMDLMATRQYPDTAGAFVVGRDDAMYRAGLKEVFEAARRAGMDVHFSEVPGGHSFAVWSVGLRQEMPWLGKRLGIPE; encoded by the coding sequence GTGGTCCTGTCGGCATCGTTGTCCGTCGTCAGTGGACCGGTACCAGTCGTCGTCACCGTCCTCGGTGTGGTCGGTTTCCTGTGGCTCATCTTCTATCCGTCGGTCCGCTATCTCCTGATCGTCGTCCCGATCTCGATCGCGGTCGCCGTGGGCGGGACGCTGTTGGCGCACTACCTGGTCGAGGACGTGTGGCGTCCGTTTCCGGAGGCGATCGAGACCGGTGTCTACATCTCGAGTTGCGTTGCCGCCCTTGCGCTGATTCTCGGGGTGGCCCGGTTCGTGGCCGGTCACGGATGGTTGCAGAAGCTGATCACCGTGCTCGCCGGACTGTTCGCGGTGCTGATGGCGTTGTCACAGATCAACGTCACCTTCGCCTACTATCCGACAGTTGATGCGCTGCTGGGTGATTCGGGTGCGCGGTCGGTGACCCTCGAGGAACTCGACGACGAGTCACTGATCGTGGTGCCGATTGACAAATGGCGGGCACCGCAGAATATCCCGAGCGGGGGGCGGATCCTGACGGCGCCCATCCCCGGCACCAAGTCCGGATTCACGGCACGTCCGGCGAAGATCTATCTGCCGCCGGCTGCTCTCACCTCGCCGACACCGCGGTTGCCGGTGCTGGTCCTGCTGGCGGGCCAACCGGGTGCCCCGGACGACTGGCTGCTCGGCGGTCAGCTGGTCGCCACGATGGACGCGTACGCGGCAGAGCACAACGGCCTGAGCCCCATCGTCGTGGTCGCCGACGGCACCGGATCGACGATGGCCAACCCGATCTGTGTGGACTCCAAGCTGGGCAACGTCGCGACCTATCTGTCGCGAGACGTGCCGGACTGGGTCGCGGCCAACCTCAAACTCGCGAACACGGACAGCAGGTCGTGGGCGGTCGGTGGATTGTCCTACGGCGGAACGTGTGCGCTGCAACTCGCGACGAACCATCCGGACGTCTATCCGACGTTCCTCGACCTGTCAGGTCAGATCGAACCGTCCCTGGGGACGCGGCAGCAGACCATCGCCACGGCGTTCAACGGCGACGAGGCTGCGTTCAAGGCGGTCAATCCGATGGATCTGATGGCCACGCGGCAGTATCCCGACACGGCCGGTGCGTTCGTCGTCGGGCGAGACGACGCGATGTACCGCGCCGGTCTCAAAGAGGTGTTCGAAGCTGCGCGGCGTGCCGGCATGGACGTGCATTTCAGCGAGGTGCCCGGTGGGCACAGCTTTGCGGTGTGGTCGGTGGGCCTGCGTCAGGAGATGCCGTGGCTCGGTAAACGATTGGGGATTCCGGAATGA
- a CDS encoding aldo/keto reductase, whose protein sequence is MTTVELGDGLKVSALGFGGMSLTDVYGAVTDDDALRTLTHAVDSGVTFIDTANVYGNGRSETTIGKLLKSRRDDVQLATKFGIVGQGGVGQRGVRGDRGYVREQVELSLARLGTDRIDLYYQHRVDPVVPIEETIGAVKELVEEGKVLHIGLSEATGDEIRRAVSVHPIAAIQSEWSVVSRDVERFVVPAAREHGLGFVSYSTLGRKWLAGLLDHRDLVEGDVRLNISRYTPTNLAYNQPILEEFLQIADEVGVTGAQLALAWFYTKGREFDLPVVSIPGSRFAERVSENLAGVDVELTAQQVERLDTLAARIRGHRSAQPQLVSSARE, encoded by the coding sequence ATGACGACTGTGGAACTCGGCGACGGACTGAAGGTCTCAGCCCTCGGATTCGGTGGGATGTCGTTGACCGACGTCTACGGCGCGGTGACGGATGACGACGCCCTGCGCACCCTCACGCATGCGGTGGACAGCGGCGTGACGTTCATCGACACCGCCAACGTCTACGGCAACGGGCGCAGCGAGACCACGATCGGGAAGCTGCTCAAGTCTCGGCGCGACGACGTCCAGCTCGCCACCAAGTTCGGCATCGTCGGTCAGGGCGGCGTCGGGCAGCGCGGGGTCCGCGGTGACCGAGGGTACGTTCGCGAGCAGGTCGAACTGAGCCTCGCACGACTCGGCACCGATCGCATCGACCTGTACTACCAGCACCGCGTCGATCCGGTCGTCCCGATCGAGGAGACCATCGGCGCGGTCAAGGAACTGGTCGAGGAGGGCAAGGTCCTGCACATCGGTCTCTCTGAGGCGACCGGTGACGAGATCCGCCGCGCGGTCAGCGTGCACCCGATCGCCGCCATCCAGTCCGAGTGGAGCGTCGTCTCCCGAGACGTCGAGCGGTTCGTGGTACCCGCTGCCCGCGAGCACGGACTCGGCTTCGTGTCCTACTCGACGCTGGGCCGCAAGTGGCTGGCCGGGCTCCTCGACCACAGAGATCTGGTCGAAGGCGATGTGCGCCTGAACATCTCGCGCTACACGCCCACCAACCTCGCGTACAACCAGCCGATCCTCGAGGAGTTCTTGCAGATCGCCGACGAGGTCGGTGTGACCGGTGCACAGCTGGCGCTGGCCTGGTTCTACACCAAGGGTCGCGAGTTCGATCTCCCCGTCGTCTCGATCCCGGGTTCCCGGTTCGCCGAGCGTGTCTCGGAGAACCTGGCGGGCGTCGACGTCGAACTGACCGCGCAGCAGGTCGAGCGACTGGATACGTTGGCCGCCCGGATTCGCGGTCATCGGTCCGCCCAACCGCAGTTGGTTTCGTCGGCACGCGAGTGA
- the map gene encoding type I methionyl aminopeptidase: MGFRKRKRVPFRSAGELDAMAAAGAVVGSALVAVRAAAKAGVSTLDLDEVAETVIREAGAVPSFKGYHGFPGSICSSVNDVVVHGIPSADVVLADGDLVSIDCGAVLDGWHGDSAWTFGVGEMSQADADLSEATRLSMEAGIAAMVDGARLTDISHAIELGTRAAEKKFNRPFGIVDGYGGHGIGREMHMDPFLANEGEPGKGPLLVIGSTLAIEPMLTLGSVDTTVLEDDWTVVTDDGSRAAHWEHTVAVTADGPRILTPRPH; the protein is encoded by the coding sequence ATGGGTTTCCGTAAACGCAAGCGCGTTCCGTTCCGCTCCGCCGGCGAACTGGATGCGATGGCAGCAGCGGGCGCAGTCGTCGGATCGGCCCTCGTGGCCGTCCGCGCCGCCGCGAAGGCGGGGGTCAGCACTCTCGATCTCGACGAGGTCGCGGAGACCGTGATCCGCGAGGCCGGGGCCGTTCCCTCGTTCAAGGGCTACCACGGTTTCCCCGGATCGATCTGCAGCTCGGTCAACGACGTCGTGGTCCACGGAATCCCGTCGGCCGATGTCGTTCTCGCCGATGGTGATCTGGTGTCGATAGACTGCGGCGCCGTCCTCGACGGCTGGCACGGCGACTCGGCCTGGACCTTCGGGGTCGGCGAGATGTCGCAAGCCGACGCCGACCTGTCCGAGGCCACCCGGCTGTCGATGGAGGCGGGTATCGCCGCCATGGTCGACGGCGCGCGACTCACCGACATCTCCCACGCCATCGAACTGGGCACCCGTGCCGCCGAGAAGAAGTTCAACCGTCCGTTCGGCATCGTCGACGGCTACGGCGGTCACGGCATCGGTCGCGAGATGCACATGGATCCGTTCCTCGCCAACGAGGGCGAGCCCGGTAAGGGGCCGCTCCTGGTGATCGGGTCGACGCTGGCGATCGAGCCGATGCTCACCCTAGGCTCCGTGGACACCACCGTCCTGGAGGACGACTGGACCGTCGTCACCGACGACGGCTCCCGGGCCGCGCACTGGGAACACACCGTCGCGGTCACCGCCGACGGCCCGCGGATTCTGACGCCGCGACCCCACTAG
- a CDS encoding adenylate kinase — protein sequence MRLVILGPPGAGKGTQAELLSEALGIPHISTGDLFRANISQGTPVGIEAKKYLDAGNLVPSEITVDMVRARVGEPDAAKGFILDGFPRSTEQADALKDILANLDASLDAVLSFVVDTDVVVERMMARGRADDTEEVIRNRMDVYTKETSPLLEYYGDEVKTIDAVGDIQDVHQRVLSALGAGVN from the coding sequence GTGAGACTCGTCATTCTCGGCCCCCCCGGAGCAGGCAAAGGCACTCAGGCGGAACTGCTGAGCGAAGCCCTCGGCATCCCCCACATCTCCACCGGTGATTTGTTCCGCGCCAACATCTCTCAGGGCACTCCGGTCGGCATCGAGGCCAAGAAGTACCTCGACGCCGGCAACCTGGTCCCGTCCGAGATCACCGTCGACATGGTTCGTGCCCGGGTGGGCGAGCCGGATGCGGCCAAGGGCTTCATCCTCGACGGCTTCCCGCGTTCGACCGAGCAGGCCGATGCCCTCAAGGACATCCTGGCCAATCTCGACGCCTCGCTCGACGCCGTGCTGTCCTTCGTCGTCGACACCGACGTCGTCGTGGAGCGCATGATGGCCCGTGGTCGTGCCGACGACACCGAAGAGGTCATCCGCAACCGGATGGACGTCTACACGAAAGAGACCTCGCCGCTGCTCGAGTACTACGGCGACGAGGTGAAGACCATCGACGCGGTGGGCGACATCCAGGATGTCCACCAGCGTGTGCTGAGCGCCCTCGGCGCCGGCGTCAACTGA
- the secY gene encoding preprotein translocase subunit SecY, whose amino-acid sequence MLSPLFAAIRTPDLRKKILFVLGIIILYRLGATVPSPGVDYQAVRACLDEVSAGESSSVYSLINLFSGGALLQLSVFAIGIMPYITASIIVQLLTVVIPRFEQLRKEGQAGQAKMTQYTRYLAVALALLQSTGIVALADRGQLLPQSCATSGEVINDSSIFGLMIIVLVMTAGACVVMWFGELITERGIGNGMSLLIFAGIAARIPAEGRTILNTRGGLVFALVCLAALIIVAGVVFIEQGQRRIPVQYAKRMVGRKMYGGSSTYLPLKVNQAGVIPVIFASSLLYLPQLIVELTRSTDGTQSTWQEYVTRYLTDPSNGVYIAVYFLMIIFFTYFYVAVTFNPEERADEMKKYGGFIPGIRPGAPTAEYLGYVLSRITLPGSIYLGIIAVLPNLFLEIGNSGGVQNLPFGGTAVLIMVGVGLDTMKQINSQLMQRKYEGFLK is encoded by the coding sequence GTGCTTTCCCCCCTCTTCGCGGCCATACGGACGCCGGACCTGAGGAAGAAGATCCTCTTCGTTCTCGGCATCATCATCCTGTATCGCCTCGGCGCGACCGTGCCGTCGCCCGGTGTGGACTACCAGGCCGTGCGGGCATGTCTGGACGAGGTCTCGGCCGGTGAGTCGAGCTCGGTCTACTCCCTGATAAACCTGTTCTCCGGCGGCGCGCTCCTGCAGCTGTCGGTGTTCGCGATCGGAATCATGCCGTACATCACGGCATCGATCATCGTCCAGCTGCTCACGGTGGTCATCCCACGGTTCGAGCAGCTGCGCAAGGAAGGCCAGGCCGGCCAGGCCAAGATGACGCAGTACACGCGTTATCTCGCCGTGGCCCTCGCGCTCCTCCAGTCGACCGGCATCGTCGCCCTCGCCGACCGCGGTCAGCTCCTCCCGCAGTCGTGTGCGACCAGTGGTGAGGTCATCAACGACTCGAGCATCTTCGGTCTGATGATCATCGTGCTCGTCATGACCGCCGGCGCCTGCGTGGTCATGTGGTTCGGCGAGCTCATCACCGAGCGCGGCATCGGCAACGGCATGTCGCTGCTGATCTTCGCCGGTATCGCCGCCCGTATCCCGGCCGAGGGTCGGACCATCCTGAACACCCGCGGCGGGCTCGTCTTCGCGCTGGTGTGTCTCGCCGCGCTGATCATCGTTGCGGGAGTTGTCTTCATCGAGCAGGGGCAGCGCCGCATCCCGGTGCAGTACGCCAAGCGCATGGTGGGCCGCAAGATGTACGGTGGATCCTCGACCTATCTGCCGCTGAAGGTCAACCAGGCCGGCGTCATCCCGGTCATCTTCGCCTCGTCGCTGCTGTACCTACCGCAGCTGATCGTCGAGCTGACGCGCAGCACCGACGGCACGCAGTCGACGTGGCAGGAATACGTCACCAGGTACCTCACCGATCCCAGCAACGGGGTGTACATCGCGGTCTACTTCCTGATGATCATCTTCTTCACGTACTTCTACGTGGCGGTGACGTTCAATCCGGAGGAACGTGCCGACGAGATGAAGAAGTACGGTGGCTTCATCCCGGGTATCAGGCCGGGCGCCCCGACCGCGGAGTACCTGGGCTACGTGCTCAGCCGCATCACTCTGCCGGGCTCGATCTACCTCGGTATCATCGCGGTGCTGCCGAACCTCTTCCTCGAGATCGGCAACAGCGGCGGGGTCCAGAACCTCCCATTCGGTGGCACGGCCGTCTTGATCATGGTCGGCGTGGGTCTGGACACGATGAAGCAGATCAACAGTCAATTGATGCAACGCAAGTACGAAGGATTCCTCAAGTGA
- the rplO gene encoding 50S ribosomal protein L15, with the protein MTIKLHHLRPAPGSKTDKTRVGRGEGSKGKTAGRGTKGTKARKNVPAGFEGGQMPIHMRLPKLKGFTNRNRIEYQVVNVGDIARLFPQGGTIGVDELVAAGAVRKNKLVKVLGDGDLSVKVDVTADKFTASAKEKIAAAGGSVTEL; encoded by the coding sequence ATGACCATCAAACTCCACCACCTTCGCCCCGCGCCGGGGTCGAAGACCGACAAGACCCGCGTGGGTCGCGGTGAGGGGTCCAAGGGTAAGACCGCCGGTCGCGGCACCAAGGGCACCAAGGCACGCAAGAACGTGCCGGCCGGCTTCGAGGGCGGCCAGATGCCGATCCACATGCGGCTGCCGAAGCTCAAGGGCTTCACCAACCGCAACCGGATCGAGTACCAGGTCGTCAACGTCGGCGACATCGCTCGCCTGTTCCCGCAGGGTGGCACCATCGGCGTCGACGAGCTCGTCGCCGCGGGCGCTGTGCGCAAGAACAAGCTGGTGAAGGTGCTCGGCGACGGAGACCTCTCCGTCAAGGTCGACGTCACCGCCGACAAGTTCACCGCCTCCGCCAAGGAGAAGATCGCCGCTGCCGGAGGCAGCGTCACCGAACTCTGA
- the rpmD gene encoding 50S ribosomal protein L30: MAELKITQVKGTIGTKKNQRDSLRTLGLKGIRQTVTREDTPINRGLINAVRHLVTVEEV, translated from the coding sequence ATGGCCGAGCTGAAGATCACCCAGGTCAAGGGCACCATCGGTACCAAGAAGAACCAGCGTGACAGCCTGCGGACCCTCGGACTGAAGGGCATTCGCCAGACCGTCACCCGCGAGGACACGCCGATCAACCGCGGCCTCATCAACGCGGTTCGTCACCTCGTGACAGTCGAAGAGGTTTAA
- the rpsE gene encoding 30S ribosomal protein S5: protein MPGRQRDGGNGPAGNDNNQNNAGGGNDRRGGGRGDRRDRGGRDQDRNQLERVVTINRVSKVVKGGRRFSFTALVVVGDGQGMVGVGYGKAKEVPAAIQKGVEEARKNFFRVPLIGGTVTHPVQGEAAAGVVMLRPASPGTGVIAGGAVRAVLECAGVHDVLAKSLGSDNAINVVHATVAALKMLQRPEEVAARRGLPIEDVAPAGMLRARAGQGV, encoded by the coding sequence ATGCCCGGACGTCAGCGTGACGGCGGAAACGGACCCGCCGGTAACGACAACAACCAGAACAACGCAGGTGGCGGCAACGACCGTCGCGGCGGTGGCCGCGGAGACCGTCGCGATCGCGGCGGCCGCGACCAGGACCGCAACCAGCTCGAGCGCGTGGTGACCATCAACCGCGTCTCGAAGGTGGTCAAGGGTGGACGCCGTTTCTCGTTCACCGCTCTAGTGGTCGTCGGCGACGGCCAGGGCATGGTCGGCGTCGGCTACGGCAAGGCCAAGGAAGTTCCGGCCGCGATCCAGAAGGGCGTCGAAGAGGCTCGCAAGAACTTCTTCCGCGTGCCGCTGATCGGTGGCACCGTGACCCACCCGGTTCAGGGTGAGGCCGCTGCCGGTGTCGTCATGCTTCGCCCGGCCAGCCCCGGTACCGGTGTCATCGCCGGTGGCGCGGTGCGTGCCGTGCTCGAGTGCGCAGGCGTCCACGACGTCCTGGCCAAGAGCCTCGGCTCGGACAACGCGATCAACGTCGTCCACGCCACCGTGGCGGCACTCAAGATGCTGCAGCGTCCCGAAGAGGTTGCAGCCCGTCGTGGTCTGCCGATCGAGGATGTCGCTCCGGCCGGTATGCTGCGCGCTCGAGCGGGACAGGGAGTCTGA